One stretch of Eretmochelys imbricata isolate rEreImb1 chromosome 1, rEreImb1.hap1, whole genome shotgun sequence DNA includes these proteins:
- the KCNE1 gene encoding potassium voltage-gated channel subfamily E member 1, which produces MATVSNDTALNSLLSKLLQEYVDQTNNSASSQAGKPSDNLEIIYVLLLLGFFGFFTFGTMLSNIRSKKLEHSNDPFNVYIETDIWHKLDEANFHARIVGSYKSYCVFENQLAVEQPINEIPQVKSS; this is translated from the coding sequence ATGGCAACGGTGTCTAATGATACGGCACTGAATTCACTCCTCTCCAAATTATTACAAGAATATGTAGACCAGACAAATAACTCTGCATCTTCTCAGGCTGGAAAACCCAGTGACAATCTGGAAATTATCTATGTGCTTTTGTTGCTTGGTTTCTTTGGCTTTTTCACATTTGGAACAATGCTTAGCAACATCCGCTCCAAAAAGCTTGAGCACTCAAACGACCCATTCAATGTGTACATTGAAACAGATATTTGGCATAAGTTGGATGAGGCAAATTTTCACGCAAGAATTGTGGGAAGTTATAAATCATACTGTGTGTTTGAGAACCAGCTTGCTGTGGAGCAACCAATTAATGAGATTCCTCAGGTGAAGTCTTCATAG